The genomic stretch TGATGGCGTTTATGGCCGACTATGACAGCGGTGACATCGTGCATGATCCGAAAGAGCTGCTCAATGCGGGCTGGTATCGTTTCGATGCACTCCCGCAACTGCCACCGCCGGGAACCATCGCCCGCCGGCTGATTGAAGATACGGTTGCGCTGTGCCGCGCAGAAAGAGATGAAGCCGACGTGTAGCAGGAGTGTTGCATGTTAGAATGCCGCCAGATTATTTTCGGGCTGCCCGAATATTGAAGGAAAAAGACAGAATGAATGAGTTGAAAAATGACCGCTACCTGCGCGCCCTGTTACGCCAGCCTGTGGATATCACACCGGTCTGGATGATGCGTCAGGCGGGCCGTTATTTGCCAGAGTACAAAGAAACCCGCGCTGTAGCCGGCGATTTTATGTCGCTTTGCAAGAATGCGGAGCTGGCCTGTGAAGTGACCCTCCAGCCACTGCGTCGCTACCCGCTGGACGCCGCGATTCTGTTCTCTGACATCCTGACTATTCCTGATGCCATGGGGCTGGGGTTGTATTTCGAAGCCGGTGAAGGACCCCGTTTTTCTTCCCCGCTGACCTGCCGTGCCGATGTGGAAAAACTGCCTGTCCCCGATCCGGAAATGGAACTGGGCTACGTCATGAACGCGGTTCGCACTATCCGTAAAAACCTCAAAGGTGAAGTCCCGCTAATCGGTTTTTCCGGCAGTCCGTGGACACTGGCGACATATATGGTGGAAGGTGGCAGCAGCAAAGCCTTCACAAAAATTAAAAAGATGATGTATGCCGATCCGCAAACAATGCACCTTCTGCTGGATAAAGTGGCTGACAGCGTCATTCTCTACCTTAATGCCCAAATCAAAGCGGGCGCGCAGTCCGTCATGATTTTTGACACCTGGGGTGGCGTGCTCACGCCTCGCGATTACCGCGAGTTTTCCCTGAACTATATGCACAAGATTGTCGACGGCCTGATTCGCGAAAACGAAGGACGCCGCGTGCCGGTGACGTTGTTCACCAAAGGCGGCGGACAATGGCTGGAAGCGATGGCGGCAACGGGTTGTGACGCGCTGGGCCTCGACTGGACAACGGATATTGCCGATGCCCGTCGTCGTGTGGGCGACAAAGTGGCGATTCAGGGCAACATGGATCCTTCCATGCTCTATGCTTCTCCGGTACGCATCGAACAGGAAGTGGAAACCATTCTCGCCGGTTTTGGTAAAGGCAATGGTCATGTGTTTAACCTGGGCCACGGTATTCATCTGGATGTCCCGCCAGAAAATGCGGGTGCGTTCGTGGAAGCGGTGCACAGCCTGTCCCGGCAATATCACGAGTAAATCCGGCGTATGATTGATACCCGCGTGTTACGTGAAGAACAACGGATCCTTGCCGATCAGATTGAACTGCGGGATCCGACTGATTTCAGCACACCTGCGCTGGTTGCGGGTGTGGATGTCGGTTTTGAACAGGGTGGTGAAGTGACGCGCGCCGCGGTTGCGGTTCTGCGTTATCCCTCGCTGGAACTGGTGGAATACCAGATAGCCCGCATTGCGACTGTCATGCCTTATATCCCCGGCTTCCTTTCTTTTCGGGAATTACCGGCGCTGTTGCAGGCCTGGCAACAAATCACTTTGCGGCCGGATCTGGTGCTGGTTGACGGACAGGGCATTGCGCATCCGCGCCGTCTGGGCGTCGCCAGCCATTTTGGCCTGATGATTGACGTGCCAACGATTGGTGTGGCCAAGAGCCGTTTGTGCGGCAAGTTTCTGCCGCTCGGGGAAGAACAGCACAGCCAGCAGGCGCTTTATGAAGGCGACGAGCAGATCGGCTGGGTCTGGCGCAGCAAACTGCGCTGTAATCCGCTGTTTATCTCGCCGGGCAATCGCATCAGCATGGAATCGTCACTTTACTGGGTTGAACGCTGCATGCGGCAATATCGTCTGCCGGAGCCAACCCGCTGGGCGGATGCTGTGGCATCAAACCGGGCAGCGTTTCAACGCTGGCAACGGTTGAGTGATGATCTTTAGGAATCAAGGAATAGGGATATTGATTTATTTCAGGTAAACTCCCGCGCAGAAAAGTTAACGAGATCAACTCATGTTACGTAATCCAATACATTTACGTCTGGAAAAGCTGGAAAGCTGGCAACACGTGACGTTTATGGCGAGCTTGTGTGAACGCATGTACCCGAACTATCAGGCTTTTTGCCTGGAAACCGGGTTTGGCGAGGCACAGGTTTACCGCCGTATCCTGGATTTAATCTGGGAAACGCTGGTGGTAAAAGACGCCAAGGTCAATTTTGACTCACAGCTCGAAAAACTGGAGGAAGCTGTGCCTTCTTCCGATGATTACGACATTTATGGCGTTTACCCGGCCATTGATGCGTGTATTGCATTAGGCGAACTGATTCATTCACGTCTGAGCGGCGAAACGTTGTCTCATGCGGTCGCTGTGAGCGAAGCGTCAATTCGTACTGTTGCGATGCTGGAAATGACTCAGGCCGGTAAAGAAATGACCGATGAAGAGCTGAAAGTCATTCCTGCTGTTGAAGAAGAATGGGACATCCAATGGGAGATTTTTCGCCTGTTGGCTGACTGTGAAGAGCGTGACCTGGAATTAATAAAAGGTTTACGTTCTGACCTGCGTGAAGCCGCTGTCAGTAACATTGGCATAAATTTAGCGCAATAAGGCTAGAAAACGTGATTTAACGCCTGATTTGTCGTGCCTTAAGGCTTCACATCCGCACCCTGTCTGGTCTACATTTGGGGTGCGTAAAAAAAGTGGCTATCGGTGCGTGTATGCAGGAGGGTGCTGTCAATCGGCATATCCGTCGCACTCGATGCTTTGCAAACGATAAACACACTGTAAAGGATAACTTATGAACAAGACTCAACTGATTGATGTAATTGCTGACAAAGCTGATCTTTCCAAAGCACAAGCCAAAGTTGCTCTTGAATCTACTCTGTCTGCTATTACCGAGTCTCTGAAAGAAGGTGATGCTGTACAATTGGTTGGTTTCGGGACTTTCAAGGTAAATCATCGTAACGAGCGTACTGGTCGTAACCCACAGACTGGTAAAGAAATCAAAATCGCAGCTGCAAACGTGCCTGCGTTCGTTTCTGGTAAAGCTCTGAAAGACGCTGTTAAGTAATTGCTTGCAGTGAAAAGAATAAGCGGAGGGGTCTGTAAGCCCCTTCAGTTTATCACCCCCAGACTGGTGGCAAGTTTACTGGTTCTCGGTCTGGTGGGTTGCAGTTCTAAAAACTCCTCTGAATTATTCTTTGCCAGCGGGTATGTTGCCGATCAGGGTATCAACCGGCTCTGGCGCGAAGACAACGCACAAAACGAACCTCAAACTATTCTCAACGTATACAGCCCCTATTTTGGTGGCGATACGATCATTACCCGATATGAATTCCAGCAGGGGCAATTGCACCTGATTAAAGAAACGCATGCGACTAAAACGGATTTAGGCGTGATGCTGCGTTTTGACGATAGCGGGCACGTCAGCTTCATGCAGCGACAACTTCCTGAGCGTCGGGAAAAATTATCCTCGGATGATATTGATCGCTATAAATATGAAGCGGCGAAAATCCTCGATCTGAGTAGTGCGCTGCGCGTGGGCGATGTCCGGCTGGTGCAGGCTAACTGGCGGCAGGGTCTGATCACGACGTGCGCAGGCGAACAGGTGACGCCAAAGCTAACTGTCCGTTCGCAGGTCTGGCTGGCTAAACGGGCCAGTCGCAGTAACGACAATCTCGGCCTTGCCTGGCTGACCGCACCGGAAGGCAACGAATTGCTGCTGGTCGCAAATGAAGATTTCTGTAAGTGGGAACCTAAAGAGTCAGATCTCTGATCCCGCTTGCGTATACGTATAAAGGAAAGGCACGCTGAGCGTGCCTTTTTTGATCGTCAGGTTTTGAGCGTAAGGTGAACCCGATTACTGATTACGTTCGCGGTCAATGGCGCGATAGCCGATATCTTTGCGGCAGAAACTGCCTTCCCAATGAATATCTTTCGCTAAATCATAAGCACGCAGCTGTGCGGCTTCGACGGTTTTACCCAATGCAGTCACGCACAATACGCGTCCGCCATTGGTCACCACGCGTTCATCCTGCAAACGGGTTCCAGCCTGGAAGACTTTACCGTCTGGCGCTTCTTCCAGCGGCAGGCCGTGGATCACATCACCGGTTTTGTAATCGGCGGGATAACCGCCGGCGGCAATCACAACGCCCAGTGAAGGACGTGGGTCCCACTCGGATGTTTTCTCACCCAGACGACCTTCCGCACCGGCCAGACAAAGATCGACCAGATCCGAACGCAGACGCAACATGATCGGCTGAGTTTCCGGATCCCCGAAGCGGCAGTTAAATTCGATCACTTTCGGCTGGCCGTCTGCGGAAATCATCAAACCCGCATACAGGAAACCGGTGTAAGTATTGTTCTCAGCCGCCATGCCGTGCACGGTCGGCCAGATAACCTGATCCATCACGCGCTGATGTATTTCATCTGTCACAACCGGTGCCGGAGAATAAGCGCCCATACCGCCGGTATTCGGGCCGCTGTCGCCATCGCCAACACGTTTGTGATCCTGACTGGTCGCCATTGGCAAAACGTTCGTGCCGTCAACCATCACGATGAAACTCGCTTCTTCGCCATCGAGGAATTCTTCGATAACGATACGGCTGCCTGCATCGCCAAAAGCGTTTCCTGCCAGCATATCGTGAACGGCGTCTTCCGCTTCTTTTAATGTCATCGCCACGATGACACCTTTGCCCGCAGCCAGCCCGTCGGCTTTAATGACGATCGGCGCGCCTTTACTGCGCAGATAAGCCAGTGCCGGTTCGATTTCGGTGAAGTTCTGGTAATCCGCGCTTGGGATATTGTGGCGAGCGAGGAAATCCTTAGTGAAAGCTTTCGAGCCTTCCAGTTGCGCCGCTTCCTGCGTCGGGCCAAAAATTTTCAGCCCAGCAGCGCGGAATGCGTCGACCACGCCAATCACCAGCGGGGCTTCCGGGCCGACAATCGTCAGACAGATATCATTACTTTTGGCAAACGCCAGCAAACCTGCGATATCGGTCGCGGCGATATCAACATTCTCCAGCAGAGGTTCCAGCGCGGTACCGGCGTTACCGGGTGCGACAAAAACTTTGTCCGCCAGAGGAGATTGCGATGCCTTCCATGCCAGTGCATGTTCACGCCCGCCGTTACCGATAATTAAAATATTCATTCGAGGACTCCGGGTGAGCGGGCGCATCGCACCCGCAAAAAGAAAATTAATGACGGAAATGGCGCATGTCGGTGAACAGCATTGCGATACCGTGTTCGTTGGCGGCCGCGATAACTTCGTCATCACGGATTGAACCGCCAGGCTGAATCACACAGGTAATGCCTACCGCAGCGGCGGCATCAATACCATCGCGGAACGGGAAGAAGGCATCGGATGCCATCACGGACCCTGCGACTTCCAGACCTTCGTCTGCGGCTTTAATCCCCGCGATTTTGGCAGAGTAAACGCGGCTCATCTGGCCTGCGCCAATACCGATAGTCATTTTGTCGCGTGCATAAACGATCGCGTTGGATTTAACGAACTTGGCAACCTTCCAGCAGAACAGGGCATCAGTCAGTTCCTGCTCAGTTGGCTGGCGCTGGGAAACAACACGCAGGTCACCGGCGTCAACCATACCCAAATCACGATCCTGAACCAGCAGGCCGCCATTCACACGTTTGAAGTCCAGCGCTTTCTGGCGCCCTTGCCATTGGCCGCAAGTCAGAACGCGAACGTTTTGTTTTGCCGCAGTCAGGGTCAGCGCTTCAGGGCTGACTGACGGAGCGATGATCACTTCGACAAACTGACGGCTGATGATCGCTTTTGCTGTTTCAGCATCAAGCTCGCGGTTGAAGGCAATAATACCGCCGAAAGCAGAAGTCGGGTCAGTCTGATAAGCACGTTCGTAAGCGGCCAGAATGTTGTCGCCGATGGCAACGCCGCAAGGGTT from Rahnella sikkimica encodes the following:
- the nfi gene encoding deoxyribonuclease V (cleaves DNA at apurinic or apyrimidinic sites), coding for MIDTRVLREEQRILADQIELRDPTDFSTPALVAGVDVGFEQGGEVTRAAVAVLRYPSLELVEYQIARIATVMPYIPGFLSFRELPALLQAWQQITLRPDLVLVDGQGIAHPRRLGVASHFGLMIDVPTIGVAKSRLCGKFLPLGEEQHSQQALYEGDEQIGWVWRSKLRCNPLFISPGNRISMESSLYWVERCMRQYRLPEPTRWADAVASNRAAFQRWQRLSDDL
- a CDS encoding DUF1481 domain-containing protein, with translation MVASLLVLGLVGCSSKNSSELFFASGYVADQGINRLWREDNAQNEPQTILNVYSPYFGGDTIITRYEFQQGQLHLIKETHATKTDLGVMLRFDDSGHVSFMQRQLPERREKLSSDDIDRYKYEAAKILDLSSALRVGDVRLVQANWRQGLITTCAGEQVTPKLTVRSQVWLAKRASRSNDNLGLAWLTAPEGNELLLVANEDFCKWEPKESDL
- a CDS encoding YjaG family protein, with the protein product MLRNPIHLRLEKLESWQHVTFMASLCERMYPNYQAFCLETGFGEAQVYRRILDLIWETLVVKDAKVNFDSQLEKLEEAVPSSDDYDIYGVYPAIDACIALGELIHSRLSGETLSHAVAVSEASIRTVAMLEMTQAGKEMTDEELKVIPAVEEEWDIQWEIFRLLADCEERDLELIKGLRSDLREAAVSNIGINLAQ
- the purD gene encoding phosphoribosylamine--glycine ligase produces the protein MNILIIGNGGREHALAWKASQSPLADKVFVAPGNAGTALEPLLENVDIAATDIAGLLAFAKSNDICLTIVGPEAPLVIGVVDAFRAAGLKIFGPTQEAAQLEGSKAFTKDFLARHNIPSADYQNFTEIEPALAYLRSKGAPIVIKADGLAAGKGVIVAMTLKEAEDAVHDMLAGNAFGDAGSRIVIEEFLDGEEASFIVMVDGTNVLPMATSQDHKRVGDGDSGPNTGGMGAYSPAPVVTDEIHQRVMDQVIWPTVHGMAAENNTYTGFLYAGLMISADGQPKVIEFNCRFGDPETQPIMLRLRSDLVDLCLAGAEGRLGEKTSEWDPRPSLGVVIAAGGYPADYKTGDVIHGLPLEEAPDGKVFQAGTRLQDERVVTNGGRVLCVTALGKTVEAAQLRAYDLAKDIHWEGSFCRKDIGYRAIDRERNQ
- the hemE gene encoding uroporphyrinogen decarboxylase, with the translated sequence MNELKNDRYLRALLRQPVDITPVWMMRQAGRYLPEYKETRAVAGDFMSLCKNAELACEVTLQPLRRYPLDAAILFSDILTIPDAMGLGLYFEAGEGPRFSSPLTCRADVEKLPVPDPEMELGYVMNAVRTIRKNLKGEVPLIGFSGSPWTLATYMVEGGSSKAFTKIKKMMYADPQTMHLLLDKVADSVILYLNAQIKAGAQSVMIFDTWGGVLTPRDYREFSLNYMHKIVDGLIRENEGRRVPVTLFTKGGGQWLEAMAATGCDALGLDWTTDIADARRRVGDKVAIQGNMDPSMLYASPVRIEQEVETILAGFGKGNGHVFNLGHGIHLDVPPENAGAFVEAVHSLSRQYHE
- the hupA gene encoding nucleoid-associated protein HU-alpha produces the protein MNKTQLIDVIADKADLSKAQAKVALESTLSAITESLKEGDAVQLVGFGTFKVNHRNERTGRNPQTGKEIKIAAANVPAFVSGKALKDAVK